catCCTCTACCCACTCAAATGGGCCTTTTGGTAGTGGCATACTCATTGCCGCaccatacaaattatttacatcatagTACATGAGATAAGATTCAGCCTTGCTAGGATTGAAATCTTTACCCATTTACCGATTATTAGCAGCAGCATACCGGTTTGTACACTGAGATACTCCACCTCTGATTCCTTTCTCAATAAAAAGTACCATTTCCGGGTCTGTCAAAAGCTCAAGCTCAACACCAGTGTGTTTCAGCATCGCATCAAAAGCAAGTCCCGATGCAGTATAGTAATGTAGCGGATCTATTGTCATCCCACCAAGAGAATGCACCTCGGGTGTCGTCGGTTTTTACTCCCACCCTAGATGTTTTATATGCTAAATGTTCTCCTACTTTTCTGTGCACATGCGCAGTTCATAAATGTTTGGTAGTGGGGGCAATTTCCGAGGTCTATTCTCTTACTGGGACTACAATAGACTGTAAGTTTTGAAACAGCTGCTAcgaaaattctcaaaaacatCAGCTAACAGAAGTACATCAGTTTTAAGGTATAAATCTGAGTACTCGCCGAGAGTTTGAACGTTAAACTTATCCCAAACTAAATTTGCAAAAGAATAATCTTCATCAGAAATATCATTTAATCATTATCagttaatttagaaaaaaatttgtctttatCAGGCAACTTTTTGTCATCAAGTTTATCTACATTGTCAACATACTCATATGAAAATACACCCTTACGggtaactaatttaaattgttcttgATCAGGATAGTTAAGTTTTGTTATTTGTTTCTCATCATCACCAAGATATGAAGCTAATTTATCAAGACTTGATTCCATAAATCGGAATGAGTCTATGAAACGCAAAGAAACTGAAATATTTGCAATAGACTTTGTGAATGATATATatctttctttattaattggcAATAATGTCATATCACCTTCAAAAGTTGTAGccaaagatttaattaaaaagtgagAATCATAGccagataaattatgaaaaactaTGGGAATAACATGAGATTTAGGACAGTTGACATTACAAGATATATGTGCTTGACCGCGATAATTACCCGTAAAGTGACAATGATCATaacatttatctttatttgaagaaaatgatcTTTCACAAATATGACAAGGAATTGCCTGATTATGATTTGCTTGCTGTTGTTTCGTTAGTGGCTTCATAGCTATGggatgttttaaatattcttcaaATTCAATAGCTAAGTCTTTGAGTTTTTTCGAGAACCACTCAATATATGCTGGTGAtcgatttaattcaaatttggataatttattatcataactaCAATGATAATAGAAAGATATACTGTGTGGGACGTGCTTTTGtgttttatcatcatcatcttgtGATTCAAGTGTACATTCCAGGTCCGCGTATACAACAAACGGGACAGTGTCTTtacatttatgatttttaaattttaaaattttatcattttcatctAGAAATTGCATTCGAactttattaactttaaaacAGTCTGCTTTATGATGTTCAAAAGGTTTTTCATATCTAAAATGATTCAAACATCTGTcacaaaagaataattttgactGTGAATCTGATATTTGGCCTCTAACTAatcgagataaattttttattaatgcaaaatgaaatttcggttcaaaagtttttgaatcgtcagatatattgaaatttacatTTCGTTGAACCATTAAAAGATGAATAGTTTctttattagattttaaatttttactcaaatacAAAGGAataatttcacttttttcagtttttttaccGGTATATTCAGACTCaataccataaaaatttatggataaattattcaattttccaaatttaggAATATCTTTAATAgatataggaaatttaatacctTCATACTTAAGAATTGAGCTGAAATGTTTGTATTCTGAAGTTTTCTGAGGGTTTGGAACGGGCTGATGTAACGCTGCATTGACACACTATAGAAAACAAAACTCATCTGAGTTATGAATAGTTAATACAGCTTTTTTGTCCCAGATATCCTTAGGCAGCATGACAAACGTTGAATCACCAGCTTGAAGAGGTGCATATCTTGACATCGTGATGGCcaagttatttatttcaatcaaacTCCATCCAGAATCTTTTTGATTGAAgtcttcaacttttttcaacaatttctCATATACATTGTCCGTATACCAGTCAGCAAGAGATGTTGCAGGTGAAATTTCACTGCTTTTTATGTTGAATGATTTTGTTTCTTCAACAGTCTTTTCATCTTTGGCATTTCTGAATTTGCAAAATAATTCTACACTAACTAAGACCTGCAACATCATTCAACATATCTTAAACTTTTGCAGTCACTAAATTTTGAGAATCAGTTAAGAAAGTTCTCAAATCGGTGTGGGCTCGATTCACCACACAACCAGTCTTGATGTTATTCGCAAATGCGTTTTCCAGGTCTTgccatttaattaaattatttcttacacCCAAGTCACCACCGGTAACTTGACCACTAAAACGAGAAAATTGATCGCCATATCAGCACAGTAGTACAATATTTGCTTGCACACTTCTTTTAACTTCGACACTTGTTTGCTGGTCcaacaaaatatcattaaaataattaattgtgtcAACACACTCTTGGTAGCACTTTTAACATTGTTCTTCATTGACTGCGTCTTGTTGCAAATCATTAAATGACTTTGCTATTGTGTCCACTAAACTTTGAATTGCATCAATAATACCGCGAGATTGCGCCATCTTTGATGAAAATGTTTCTTATTCAATCACTAATTTTActcgattaaatattttctgtttaaagtttttgaatgcacaaaaataactattttaagTCTAAACAGTTCTTTAACACAGAAATAAATTGTGgacacaattaaaaaaagtatttttaatattgaataaatcactcgcaaaaaaaaaaaaaatttgatgagtTTTCTctgtttaaagttttttaatgcACAAAGTAGCTGTTTTAAGTCTAAACAGTTCTTTAACAcacaaagaataaaaattgttatttgcaattgtttataaataattttctctcttACACAcagagttttttttcatttatcaaaaaatttttcaccacAAAAATCTTTTAAGCGCGAAAGTTTTATGTTAAGAGATTGGTAAAATATATCACttgaaatattgattattaaaaaaatcagaataattttaaatcacacAGGAATTTTACACACAAAATCAACAGGGTGAATACATGGAGTTATGTACTTCACTGCCAGACTTGTACTTCTTTTTAATGAAGTACGCTTTTACGCGCGTCTTTTTATAGGCATCAATTGCGCACTAGAAAATTTCATAGTTCTGAAAAGTACCAACCTTACAAAATGAAATCCCcagaaacttgaaaaaattcccTAGAAAATGACGATAATTCCCTagaaaatgacaataattccctagaaaagaacaaaaattccCTAGATTATATCAACATAACCTACGATCTAGATGTCGCGACAGAACGTTTGACGTTATCTACTACGCAGTTAGAAATTGAACTAGATGACGTTTTGATCTAAAAATAGAATCAGTGagtcatcatctaaaaataaacattctattgcgcagttaaaaattaaaataacaatggaAAGTTTTTTCCTCGGAACTGGATAagtcatcatctaaaaataacaattctactgcgcagttaaaaaattgaaataacggaaagtttttttttcggaagtGGATGAGtcataatctaaaaataaaaattctactaCGCAGTTAGAAATAAACATTCTATTACgcagttatttattaattaaaaatagtgtgGTAgggagaataataaaataaagaatagcTGAGCTGTATTAATTCTTCAGTTGCTCTCTGACTGTTGCTGAGATACAAGCtataaaaatggaaatgatACTAGATGTGCAAGGATTCAAAGGATCCGATAATCAATTTATCGTGAAAGAACTTGCTACAATTACGATTCAACATGAGATCGAAGGACTTGAAGAGTTATCATGTACACTATTTCAACCACCATATGATTGGGAATTGCTACCACATCAATGTAAACTTCAAAACACCtggatcatatataatcaccATGGGATCACCTGGAATGCTGGAAAGACACCATATTCTAAACTACATGAAGTTTTTGATAATGTGACAAGTAATTACAAGTACATTTATGTCAAAGgtggtgaaaaaaatttatgggtACAAGATCTAGTTGGACAAGATAAAGTTGTCATCGATCTGGAAGATTTCAAACGTCCCGccctcaaaaataataaatttttcgattgtaatttctgtaattatcattgtaaattaaatgataaatatctaTGTGCTTtagaaattgtaaaattaatgaaaaatcggtttttaaataaaaatttaaaaaaaatttcaatttctgacttttttattcaacttaaataatttttatttcttacttgttttttaacttaactaatttaattattataaaatagtgTAGAGTtacttggaaaataattatgtactttaagttattaaatagttaattaatttttaaattcggcTTGGATTTAATAtgtgatttttataagttaaaaattattttaatattattcaaagaaaaagaaatgattttattcaaaagtgtGCAACTGtttcattgttttaaaaaatatatagttatcAGGTAagtatatcattttttttttattattattgattaattaattgttttccttatgatttaaaaacatGGAGATCTATAGAATCAACGTCAATCTTAGTAGGTGATTTATTCCACTAGATGGCAGTTATTTTTGACCGTCATTATTGATTGACTGTATACGGAATTGACAACAGTATGTATGTATCTAGTTTATCCCGTGAGATGGCAGTTATTTTTGACCGtcattatttttctgaattaattttatgtgataaaaataaaatgattgtttaagaataatatttaaaatcatcgaGAGTTGTGTCttagataatattttaatataatttatattgacaaatatttataaatatttttaaccaaAGTGCACGTGTTGAAGTTTATATGCGCGCCATTTATAAGCGAACCAATCAGGTTCGGTCTTTTATGTAATAAGTGTTTCCATTGGTTGATTTTTATCTCAACAGAGAAATTGTTTACTCGAGAAGATAAAAATCTCTCAAGACTTAAATTCAGAATAAGTCTAGACAACCGTTGATGATATTGGACACATCGTTTATTTCGTAagtttttcatatatacattcatTGACATTCATTTatcaattaactaattaaataaacaaatcataataaatgaaaatatatatacatgtaagtTTATGTTTCTAAATAACTtatattattctaaataatactTTGAGAATAAAATAGTCGGGGAAAGGGTTGTAGCATCTATGGATGTAGTAAACGTACGGACATGTATGTTTAgataatagtttatatttaaattatcaatagttatttggatttattatttagtaattgttgtttcaattcaattcttaaaacaataaaataatctaaacTATTGCataataacatatttatagGTAGCCAGACATCATAACACAGACGCCATGACTTTgtcatgatattttaataataaatataagatattattttaaaatttagatttctTATGAagttttatagttaattttgatttttttctttttacattttataataattaataatttcattttacagAACGAGAGATGAGAAAAtagttatagattttttttttttcaaataaaagcataaatattattagaagtaaaaaagtatacatagaattgatcattaatttttttttattacagaaaaaactatttattgaaaaattttatttttacgccatcaataagatatatatatatatatatatatatatattgagacaaaccgcttttcatttcgcgatttttaccagcagccaccagaattcgcgggttgaaccctggcttaggctggcctctaacaaattttattttacttgggacagagcaatgggctagagttcttgcaaagcaaggacccgcacttattcaaattcggcaacgtatataaaaatctgttaacttacctcacggcttattatttataaagtatttcttgtaattaatttaattatcgtatataacttaatcaatcagtattatgtcttattaaataattttaccagtaatttaggatatgactaaaaggtagtagatagaatatgaagttatacagaaaatatgcaagtttattgccagttataataattctcaattacttacaataaatgtcgcCGAACAATACAATTTAGGTGGTCCGAACAATGGATGGCCATGTAGAAAGCGTTGGTTGTTAATATCAAagaatacactgattttatattttataattaatacgctgatactacaaatgtatcagcggtaacgtactaatgaatttaacaaattaaatatgccttagtctcaaataataataagaatatacgatatataatgaaatcgcaagctaagttgccagttagatgtaaagtataataagtaataaatgaatacaatgcaagtaaattgccggctaatatttaattaaattagaatattcgaatacgtctagacgctaatagatccaagatcgaagtctAAGTCGtctaaccgataattgagggtctgggacttgccgctgaactctgtccccacttcacccttacggtcatgcgtcgatgtgaaaattagtcatgtgaccacggcactatgacttgggtagtttcagacgacaagaagacggggaaaaatgggaaccgcaaggctgaggacgacgaagacaattcacattgtctcaatccCCCCCACTAAGCCAAGGTTACCCCTTTGACCTCTCGTCTAGGTTGTCTGAAAATATTGCGAGTAGATCGCCAGAGATGCCAGTAAATTGCCAGAtatgcaagtagattgccagatgtgcaagtagattgccagtGATTCTTATacaatagttaaataaaaaaatatgtacattaaattatttacattaaattatttacagcagTGCGAATAAATCGCTTGAAATTgtaagtttcaaaaattttgcgaGTTAATCACTAGtatgcaagtagattgccagtatgaattttaaacttgaaGTGCGAGTCGATCGCCGGCTGTGCAAGTATATTGccagtaaaaagaaaataattttgagagCGATCGCAAGCCGTTAGGAGTATTGTGACTTAAATTCCAAGTCCAGCCACTCTAATCTCAATCCCACTTCGATCCTGGGACCTCGATCTGGATCCGGAAATCTTTACAACttacgaactaaaaaaaataaaatatacaataaaaataaaaatataattttaaatatttgtttcctACAGCCTCTGGGCTGTAAAGaaagaatagtaaaaaaaatttttttttttttttttttttttttttttctctttctgcTACCAACTGCTACTGGACTCGAAgctgtaattgaaaattattacaattggcaacaataataaaatgaattaatgagaTGAGTATGGGATTATGTATGTGTGTTTATTTAGGTTTACAGTCTAAATCGGTAacgtaagatattttattccagTTTCTTGGTAGCGCGCAGGTGACTACGATGGAAGCGCTCAATGTCCTCCGGAGTGTACTTCGTTGAGATCCAATCTTTGTACCCCGGGTATCTGCGATTACAAAAGTTGCAGTGTGGGTCAAATAATTGGCTTGGGATGCCACAGCCTTGACAACGTCCCCGAATATAGTCCTTGTAGTTCTTGTCGTGTGGACGGAAGCACGTTGCCGTCGTCACTTGGTCCTGATAGCAAACATGGCACATGTCGGGTCGCCATGGTAATTGACATTCGGCAATTTTGTGGTCTCGTTGCCGACAATTCTGACACGCATTGGAGATGAACAACGACTGGGCTTGAGTCGTTACCGTCTGTGTCCATGATTCCCTCAATTCGGTATGGCATATTCGAGGCTTGACAgtgacacaaattttctcaATTGCTTTACAGAAACTTGTGTAATCCAGAAAGTGAACACCATTATGGATCACAACTTGTGGTGTTGGATTTGTTGTGGCTGCGATGGAGTTTGATGCTGGAGTAGGTGGTAAGCcagacaaaaattgtttataagcCTCTGTAGGTTGCAATGGAACCTCATACCTTGGCGCTGGAGCTGTCTGCGAATACGGTAACGAATTGGCGAACGTTACCATCTGGATCTTCGTTTTAATGTCTTTGGAAATGGCTCCCGAAGCTCGTAGTGTCGAAACTTTCCTTTCCGATAGCTCTTGGCGAGACATTCGCCTAGCAAGCAGTGATGATGGTGGAAATCTGGCATTTTCCGGCGGTGGACGTTGGTATGCACCATCGCGGGTCTTGAGTCCTGGATTCGGACCGCAAGCAGAAGCTTGTTGAGTCAGTAATGGCAACACCGCTTTGTTGTTTGGCGTGATTCCGATGTCATACTCTACTTTGACTGGAGTAGAGGTTGTGGCTAAGGTCGTTGTGGTCTGACAACTGATATCGGTAACGGTCCGTTGCGTTTGCGAGTTGATCGCCTGGAATTTCTTGGCAAGTTCTTCGGGGCTtggcaatttaatatttgcaaTCATCTCCTGGCTTCGCTGGACTTGCTCATTTAGTTGTTGAAGTTGAGCCGTGAGGTGAGCAGTAACACCTGATCCTTGAGCAGTTGATGACGATTTTAAAGAATCAAGTTGTTCTTTCAGCTCCGCGACTTGATCAGTGTTGGTCTGGATGACAATTTGAAGGTCCTCTAATTTTTCATCGATGCGTTCCATCCACTGGATGTCGAATCTTGATGTCCCAGATGATAGTGACGTGACCGCCGGACGGTGACTTATGGCACGGTCAATGCGAGCATGTAACTTACTAAATTCATCTTTCATGAATTTAGTCATCGTCTCGAACATTGCTGATGTGGGCGTGGCTGATGGACTTGACACGTAGAGTGCAGATGATGGACGACCAAAGTCGAGGCCAGTCGTAGTTTGCCATGGCGGCAACGCAAATTGGGGTCCAGTCGATGTTGCTGACCCAGTAGACCATGTTGGTGATGCTGCAACGGTGGTTGCAATTATCGGTGCCACCGGTGACGAAGTTGCTGTTGTCTTCTCAATAGCAGGGGGTAACTCAGGGGTGGATATTGATGCGGTGTTAAATATGGGTGATAATGAGTCAGATGATGGTATGACTGCGTGACTTGATGATACTTCAGTATCAGACACTTCAGCCTCGGACTCATGAGATGAGGCTTCAGTATCTGATCCTGACTTTCTAtgaattttaactttcatGATGAATGATCTGAAATATATTGAGAATAATCAGTTACATCTTCGAGACCgtctaggaatttttaaatcattgtaatagtATGTGCCAATATCGTTACCGGCATTATCTTGTAATTCAACTACTAaaggacttaaaattttagagacaATCGCGGGTCCCGAATATTTTGGTGCTAATTTAGCACTGTAACCGTCAACTtttttgcttaattttttatttaggtaataaacttgatcaccaatttttaaatctataggaATGTCAGAAAATCTTTGTTCGTGTTGTTTTCGCGTGCGTTCCCTAgcttttaacatattttgctCAACAAAATGTCTCAGTTCAACTGCACGGTCCATTCGGGCTTGCCAAACGGTAACGTCAGACACATCTAGATTTTCAAGAGGATCAGTGTCATTAATTAGTCGTGCGTCACGTCCGTGGTTTAGATAGAATGGAGAGA
This genomic window from Microplitis demolitor isolate Queensland-Clemson2020A chromosome 6, iyMicDemo2.1a, whole genome shotgun sequence contains:
- the LOC128668057 gene encoding uncharacterized protein LOC128668057: MAQSRGIIDAIQSLVDTIAKSFNDLQQDAVLVSVELFCKFRNAKDEKTVEETKSFNIKSSEISPATSLADWYTDNVYEKLLKKVEDFNQKDSGWSLIEINNLAITMSRYAPLQAGDSTFVMLPKDIWDKKACVNAALHQPVPNPQKTSEYKHFSSILKYEGIKFPISIKDIPKFGKLNNLSINFYGIESEYTGKKTEKSEIIPLCLNHFRYEKPFEHHKADCFKVNKVRMQFLDENDKILKFKNHKCKDTVPFVVYADLECTLESQDDDDKTQKHVPHSISFYYHCSYDNKLSKFELNRSPAYIEWFSKKLKDLAIEFEEYLKHPIAMKPLTKQQQANHNQAIPCHICERSFSSNKDKCYDHCHFTGNYRGQAHISCNVNCPKSHVIPIVFHNLSGYDSHFLIKSLATTFEGDMTLLPINKERYISFTKSIANISVSLRFIDSFRFMESSLDKLASYLGDDEKQITKLNYPDQEQFKLVTRKGVFSYEYVDNVDKLDDKKLPDKDKFFSKLTDND